From a region of the Anomalospiza imberbis isolate Cuckoo-Finch-1a 21T00152 chromosome 3, ASM3175350v1, whole genome shotgun sequence genome:
- the LOC137470253 gene encoding zona pellucida sperm-binding protein 2-like isoform X5 — MRAAVTYTYPMYCSYASWASREIVCEENYMEVSVKTDVPAVSNDYTVAWMSALPETQNVAYQQWQLMFVSPSGRKRITVSDAVKLGYSFNNSLSRVYLRAPYHSNESDISVVSGVNMNMITSTSMYRQRWLLLLIDTTVSCPVDGISFTDTTLTWTVPRVIPTLVVQESTFLSKSIVMGVDDQVIVNPEEMNYLLEYNETHIRITIPTGAGGGKLESSITGGVYGVIYCIDLFLEHTWTDADWQTTKYTIIKSITTPFMPQIPTVINNTVPEERLFNVAFGYFLPDVSLVAITVGNVPFSLREAQHHGFKIYETPFSNGTKAFILEVSFDDPYVLKEYVNRNETKYTLLVNYTLSVGPEMTLYYHSAEVECVIADIEVPEAVGSCDEENLYLTLPTFGLHQYWDLYLGNKLLNRHLALTNGYLAATNSTHLILQIPLFAGGLIYEEVSFQKIKARFDVALRKVRTMETLQMFSISCSFNSSAFIICHPDGTIMVSAQMKTVPAIDMSKTKLRDSSCKPREYNEAHAFFKFHVTTCGTSVRFEGDHIIYENEISYEKETLPRQSIPTITRDPDYRLTVLCYYQAKDTLVLGAFSRDPATSPPFGSGTMFPHSNTAVYRRVRQALNVVSRVSKDESFMEFYGPSMAILKQPMEPVFLEVELKDESPNVELYLENCWVATSPDFNNTTRWNITVDGQVILNVQ, encoded by the exons ATGAGGGCAGCTGTCACTTACACCTACCCTATGTACTGCTCCTATGCATCCTGGGCTTCAAGAGAAATCGTGTGCGAAGAAAACTACATGGAG gtgtcagtGAAGACTGATGTCCCAGCAGTTTCAAATGACTACACCGTAGCATGGATGTCAGCACTGCCAGAG ACTCAAAATGTTGCATACCAGCAATGGCAACTGATGTTTGTTTCTCCATCAGGGAGAAAGAGAATAACAGTAAGTGATGCAGTAAAACTGGGCTACAGCTTCAATAACAGCCTGTCCCGAGTGTACCTGCGAGCACCCTACCACAGCAACGAGTCTGACATCAGCGTG GTCAGTGGTGTAAATATGAACATGATCACTTCCACTTCCATGTACAGGCAGCGGTGGCTGCTTTTGCTGATTGACACAACTGTCTCCTGTCCTGTTG ATGGCATCAGCTTCACCGATACCACACTAACATGGACTGTGCCAAGAGTTATCCCCACACTAGTGGTCCAGGAATCCACCTTTCTGTCTAAAAGCATTGTAATGGGAGTGGATGATCAAGTCATAGTGAATCCAGAAGAGATGAACTACTTACTGGAGTACAACGAGACACACATCAGAATAACCATCCCtactggagcaggaggaggcaaGCTAGAG AGCTCCATAACTGGTGGTGTATATGGAGTCATTTACTGCATTGACCTGTTTCTGGAGCACACATGGACGGATGCAGATTGGCAAACCACGAAGTATACCATCATCAAATCCATCACCACACCTTTCATGCCACAAATACCAACTGTTATCAACA atACTGTGCCAGAGGAAAGGCTATTTAATGTTGCGTTTGGATACTTTCTTCCCGATGTCTCTCTGGTGGCAATCACAGTAGGAAATGTGCCATTTTCCCTGAGGGAAGCACAGCACCACGGCTTCAAGATTTATGAAACTCCCTTTTCTAATGGAACAAAAGCATTTATCCTGGAAGTCTCTTTTGATGATCCATATGTTCTGAAAGAG TATGTGAatagaaatgaaacaaaatacaCCCTTCTGGTCAACTACACCCTTAGTGTGGGCCCAGAGATGACACTCTACTATCATTCAGCAGAGGTGGAGTGTGTGATTGCTGATATTG AAGTACCAGAAGCAGTTGGTTCCTGTGATGAAGAAAACCTGTATCTAACCCTGCCCACTTTTGGCTTGCACCAGTACTGGGACCTCTACCTTGGCAACAAGCTCCTGAACCGGCACCTTGCCCTCACCAATGGGTACCTTGCAGCTACCAACTCCACACACCTGATCTTGCAAATACCTCTGTTTGCTGGGGGACTCATCTATGAG GAAGTGTCCTTTCAGAAAATTAAAGCAAGGTTTGATGTTGCCCTAAGGAAAGTGAGAACTATGGAGACCTTACAGATGTTCTCCATTAGCTGCAGTTTTAATTCTTCAGCATTTATAA TATGCCACCCAGATGGTACCATAATGGTATCTGCCCAAATGAAGACAGTTCCTGCCATTGACATGAGTAAAACCAAGCTAAGGGACAGCTCCTGCAAGCCTAGAGAGTATAATGAAGCCCATGCCTTCTTCAAGTTCCATGTCACTACCTGTGGCACTTCAGTAAGG TTTGAAGGTGACCACATTATTTATGAGAACGAAATCTCTTATGAGAAAGAGACTCTCCCAAGACAGAGCATACCAACAATCACAAGAGATCCAGACTACAG ACTAACAGTCTTGTGCTACTACCAAGCAAAAGACACCCTAGTGCTTGGTGCCTTCTCCAGGGACCCAGCCACATCTCCTCCCTTTGGCTCTGGGACAATGTTTCCACATTCAAATACTGCAG TTTACAGACGGGTAAGACAAGCTCTGAATGTAGTTTCAAGAGTGTCCAAAG ATGAATCCTTCATGGAGTTCTATGGGCCCAGCATGGCAATACTCAAACAACCCATGGAGCCTGTGTTTCTTGAGGTGGAGCTGAAGGATGAGAGCCCCAATGTTGAGTTATATCTGGAAAACTGCTGGGTAGCCACATCTCCAGACTTCAACAACACCACAAGATGGAACATCACTGTGGATGGGCAAGTCATATTAAATGTCCAATGA